TCATAGGTCGGGCAGAGCTGCTTGCCAGTGGACAACAGATTGAGGCCGCAGATCTGGGCCTGAGCACTTCAGCCTCAACTATGGTCAATCACGAATTTAGCATCGAAGATATAACTCAGGCGCTGGACAAACACCAGGGTAACGTCACCCATGCGGCAAAAAGTCTGGGGTTGAGTCGTCAGGCCATGTACCGCCGTATGGACAAGTTCGGGATCAAGCGATGAGCACGTCCTCACATTGGTCTTTTTCAGGCAGAATATTGCTCAGCAGTGGTTGTGTGCTGACGTGTGCACTGCTTGCACTCGCCATTGCGCTGCACCATCAGGTTCCGGTGCTCTTTGCCTGCTCAGTGATCCTGTTAGTGTCATTAATGATGTTGTTTTTGCTGCTGGGCCATTATACCAGACGTCGCCAGCGCATACTGGCCACGCTGGAAGATGGGATCAAAAGTATCAAGGATGGCGATCTGTCACTGCGCATTTCACCGACTCCGGATCCTGATTTGGCTAGGCTGATTGACTTATATAACCAGCTCACCACAAACCTCAAGCAACAAAAACAAAAGCTAAATCAAAAAGAACTGGTACTGGACAGCATAGTTCAGGCCTCCCCTATGGCAACCTTGTTACTTGATAAACAGCGTCACATTGTTTATCACAATGCTGCTGCTCGCCAGCTATTGAAAAAACAACCAGGCGCACTCACAGGCAGTTCACTGGAAGTCGCGTGCGATGACTTGCCGTCAGCGCTGGCTCAGGCACTCAATAGCGGATATACCGGCATGCTGAGTTTCGAGCAACAGGAACAAAAACATACCTATTACCTTGGAGTTGAACCTGTCACGCTGAACTATCAACCACATAGTCTGGTTATTTGCAAAAACGTCTCTGCAGAACAAAATCGCGAAGAGATCATGCTATGGAAAAATGCCATTCGTCTGATCAGCCACGAATTGAATAACTCGCTGGCACCGATCCAGTCGCTGACTGGCTCGGCACAAACCATGCTGAGCCAGCAAAAGCACCTTGAGCTGCTGCCAGACATGCTGGATACCGTCTCACAACGCGCTCACAACCTCAGCGAGTTTATCCAGCGTTATGCTGAATATGCGCGTTTGCCAGCGCCCAGTTGCGCAGCCCATGCGATTGCACCGCTACTCGAACGTCTGCAGGCTCTCTATCCTTTTACTTTGCTGGGGACGGTTCCTGCGGACACCGGCTACTTCGATGTTGCGCAAGTTGAACAGGTTTTACTGAATTTGCTCAAAAATGCCCATGAATCTGGGAGTGACAAGGCTGAGATCTCTGTAAGAGTGGTTCAATCCCAAACACGCCTGAGGTTTGCCGTTGTCGATCGAGGCTCTGGGATCCTGCCAGGTAATTTACATCAGGCACTGCAACCTTTTTACTCAACCAAAGCACAAGGAACCGGGCTGGGTTTAAGCCTGTGTCATGACATCATCACAGCCCACCAGGGTCAGTTGAGGTTGCGCAACCGAGAAAAGGGTGGCCTGATGGTAGAATTCGATTTACCTTTAGGGGAAAACACCCACTAACCTAAATAGGACAAGGAATGACTGTTCACTCACCTCTGCTTTGTAGCCTGCTGCTTGGAACCCTGGTACTCAGTGGCTGCAAAACACGCTCTCCAACCCCTCAAGCCCCGAAAGAAAGCGTATTGCCTTGCTGGGTTCAGACTCCAAAACAAGCCAATCAACTTGGCTTTGTCGGCACTGCAGCCCCATTCAGTGCGATCCCCAATGGTTCGGAGCTGGCCAGTCGCACCCGGGCACTGAAAAAACTGGCGGCCTACCACAATATTCGATTGCAACGCCGTGATATGCAAAACGTCACACATGACCAACCCACTCAAGTTTTATCCTCAGGCCACACTGTTTATTACTCCACGCCCTTTAATACCGAAGATACACAATACAGTTATGTCAGCTTTGAGCCACTGAAAACCAGTGCCACCTGTGCTGTTCGCCAATGTGATTTTGTGCAGTGTCAGCCTGCCTGGCTATGCGACAATGATACGCACAGGCAGGTCCTGGGTGTCAGTTACTATACCGCGTCGCCGCATGAGCAGCTCCAGATTAGCGAACGCAACGCAATGACAGTCGCAAGCTTTCTGATGCAGGCCCAGGTCAATGCCACAGAATACCTAAAACAGCGGGCTGTCAGCCGTGAAGGTAACGTACATCATGAAGTGAACTACAATCGCAACGGTGAAGTCGATGCCCTGGGCACGCCCACGCATCTGGCTTTACATCAAAGCTGTCAGTATGGCTCAACGCTGATAGGCCAGTATAAGCCCGCAGACCAGGCTGTAATCAATACGCCAGTGCTGCCAGATATTAACGACATGACGCAACAGGGCAAGCTTGTATTGGGGGCCTTTGGCGAAGATGGCACTATGACCTCAGATAACCTGCTCAGCACAGCCATCAGACTCGCCATTCAGGATGCGTTGATCGAGCTTGCAAAGAACAAAGGGATCACGATTGAGACGCAGGTTGAAGTAACACAACACAAAGGGCACTACCTGCTCGAAAGCAGCGAGTTTACCATTAACGAACATGTCAGCGGTGAGTTGATTGACCTGAAAATTCAGTACAAAAATGACGTGCCGGTGATTTATGTCTGGTTATTGGAAATAATTAATTAAGAAGATTTGATAAGGAAATGGAGGCGGAACCCGGAGTCGAACCGAGGTAGACGGATTTGCAATCCGCTGCATGGCCACTCTGCCATTCCGCCGCATTGTATTGATACTTAATGTATCAGAAAGATTGGAGCGAGTAACGAGGTTCGAACTCGTGACCTCAACCTTGGCAAGGTTGCGCTCTACCAGCTGAGCTATACTCGCGTTCCAGTAGCTCTTAACTTATTGGTAGTAATGCAGTGTGCATCTTTCTATTAACCCAATTAAGTTAAAGTGCTCTAAACAATGGTGCCCGGGGCCGGACTTGAACCGGCACGCTGTTACCAGCGAGGGATTTTAAATCCCTTGTGTCTACCAATTCCACCACCCGGGCATCGGGTTTGCTAGAGCATTCATTGTTTAAATTGGAGCGAGTAACGAGGTTCGAACTCGTGACCTCAACCTTGGCAAGGTTGCGCTCTACCAGCTGAGCTATACTCGCGTTCCAGTAGCTCTTAACTTATTGGTAGTAATGCAGTGTGCATCTTTCTATTAACCCAATTAAGTTAAAGTGCTCTAAACAATGGTGCCCGGGGCCGGACTTGAACCGGCACGCTGTTACCAGCGAGGGATTTTAAATCCCTTGTGTCTACCAATTCCACCACCCGGGCATCGGGTTTGCTAGAGCATTCATTGTTTAAATTGGAGCGAGTAACGAGGTTCGAACTCGTGACCTCAACCTTGGCAAGGTTGCGCTCTACCAGCTGAGCTATACTCGCGTTCCAGTAGCTCTTAACTTATTGGTAGTAATGCAGTGTGCATCTTTCTATTAACCCAATTAAGTTAAAGTGCTCTAAACAATGGTGCCCGGGGCCGGACTTGAACCGGCACGCTGTTACCAGCGAGGGATTTTAAATCCCTTGTGTCTACCAATTCCACCACCCGGGCATCGGGTTTGCTAGAGCATTCATTGTTTAAATTGGAGCGAGTAACGAGGTTCGAACTCGTGACCTCAACCTTGGCAAGGTTGCGCTCTACCAGCTGAGCTATACTCGCGTTCCATATTGCTTTTTAACTGAGTGGATAAATACAAGAAGCAAGGTTGCGTCTTTTCATTCATCCAGCTGAGCTATACTCGCGTTCCATATGCTTTTTTGATTAGTTTTGAACTAATACTTAGCATTTTATTTTCGCTACTTTAACTTAATCTTACTGTCATATCAAGCGATTAAGCTGTAAGTAACAATGGTGCCCGGGGCCGGACTTGAACCGGCACGCTGTTACCAGCGAGGGATTTTAAATCCCTTGTGTCTACCAATTCCACCACCCGGGCATCGGGTTTGCTAGAGCATTCATTGTTTAAATTGGAGCGAGTAACGAGGTTCGAACTCGTGACCTCAACCTTGGCAAGGTTGCGCTCTACCAGCTGAGCTATACTCGCGTTCCAGTAGCTCTTAACTTATTGGTAGTAATGCAGTGTGCATCTTTCTATTAACCCAATTAAGTTAAAGTGCTCTAAACAATGGTGCCCGGGGCCGGACTTGAACCGGCACGCTGTTACCAGCGAGGGATTTTAAATCCCTTGTGTCTACCAATTCCACCACCCGGGCATCGGGCTGCTTTCGCATGTGGAGTTTGTTGAGAAAATGGAGGCGGAACCCGGAGTCGAACCGAGGTAGACGGATTTGCAATCCGCTGCATGGCCACTCTGCCATTCCGCCACACTAACCTGACCAAGTCAGACAAGAGAATTTGGAGCGAGTAACGAGGTTCGAACTCGTGACCTCAACCTTGGCAAGGTTGCGCTCTACCAGCTGAGCTATACTCGCGTTCCAGTAGCTCTTAACTTATTGGTAGTAATGCAGTGTGCATCTTTCTATTAACCCAATTAAGTTAAAGTGCTCTAAACAATGGTGCCCGGGGCCGGACTTGAACCGGCACGCTGTTACCAGCGAGGGATTTTAAATCCCTTGTGTCTACCAATTCCACCACCCGGGCATCGGGCTGCTTTCGCATGTGGAGTTTGTTGAGAAAATGGAGGCGGAACCCGGAGTCGAACCGAGGTAGACGGATTTGCAATCCGCTGCATGGCCACTCTGCCATTCCGCCGCATTGTATTGATACTTAATGTATCAGAAAGATTGGAGCGAGTAACGAGGTTCGAACTCGTGACCTCAACCTTGGCAAGGTTGCGCTCTACCAGCTGAGCTATACTCGCGTTCCAGTAGCTCTTAACTTATTGGTAGTAATGCAGTGTGCATCTTTCTATTAACCCAATTAAGTTAAAGTGCTCTAAACAATGGTGCCCGGGGCCGGACTTGAACCGGCACGCTGTTACCAGCGAGGGATTTTAAATCCCTTGTGTCTACCAATTCCACCACCCGGGCATCGGGTTTGCTAGAGCATTCATTGTTTAAATTGGAGCGAGTAACGAGGTTCGAACTCGTGACCTCAACCTTGGCAAGGTTGCGCTCTACCAGCTGAGCTATACTCGCGTTCCAGTAGCTCTTAACTTATTGGTAGTAATGCAGTGTGCATCTTTCTATTAACCCAATTAAGTTAAAGTGCTCTAAACAATGGTGCCCGGGGCCGGACTTGAACCGGCACGCTGTTACCAGCGAGGGATTTTAAATCCCTTGTGTCTACCAATTCCACCACCCGGGCATCGGGTTTGCTAGAGCATTCATTGTTTAAATTGGAGCGAGTAACGAGGTTCGAACTCGTGACCTCAACCTTGGCAAGGTTGCGCTCTACCAGCTGAGCTATACTCGCACTCCAGAAGCTTTTTAACTTAGTGAGTAAATGTAAGATACAAGGTTGCGTCTTTTCATTTATCCAGCTGAGCTATACTCGCGTTCCATACAAGTTCAATGCTTTCAGTGAATTGAAGCGTTTTGAACTTCTCTTTTTGTTAGGCTGTTGCCTCTCAACACGGACGCATTCTACAGAAGTTCCGGGAGGCGTCAACATAAAAAATGAAGCTTTTTAATCGTTTGCTTATTTTTTATCTAAAACGCTTTGTATTCAGCCAACCTAAACTAAGATTTAATCAATTCCGTACGGGCAGCATAGAAATATTGCACCATAGACACCACAGTTAGCAAAGTTGCAATGGCTAACAATGCATAACTCAATGTCACCATCCAGGGAGCAAACTGCCAGATCAGACCAATAATGGCCAACATTTGTGCTGCCGTTTTAAACTTACCTAAAGAAGATACCGCCACATGACCGCGCTTGCCCTGCTCTGCCATCCATTCCCTCAAAGCAGAGATAACAATTTCACGACTAATAATGACAATGGTAGCAATCGTCATAAACATGTTCTGATAATGCGTTGCTAATACGACCAGCGCTACACTGACCATCACTTTGTCAGCAACGGGGTCCAGAAACGCGCCAAATGGCGTTGATTGTTCCAGCTTGCGTGCCAGATAGCCATCGAGAATGTCTGTCACTGATGCCAGCCAGAAGATAAAAGCGGCAGCAAAAAACGCCCATGAATAAGGCAAGTAAAAGACCACTGCGAAAACAGGAATAAGTAACAACCTAAATGTTGTGAGCGTGTTTGGAATGTTCCACATAACTACTAAGAGAGACTCTTTTTTACTATGTTCGCATGAACGCTTAAGCTTTGTCATGCAAATGGTTAAATATCTTTTCAGCCAGCTGAGGGCTGATCCCGGGCACTTGTTTTAGTTGTTGTATATTGGCGGCTTTTACGCCCTGCATTCCTCCAAGGTATTTGAGTAGCGCCTGGCGTCGCTTCAGGCCAACGCCTTCTATTTCTTCCAGAACCGATTGAGTACGTTGTTTCTGACGTTTGCTTCTGTGTCCCGCAATAGCAAATCGATGCGATTCATCACGGATATGCTGGATCAGATGCAATGCTGGTGAGTCGCTTTCCAGGTTAATGGTTTTACGCCCACCATCAATGAGCAAAGTTTCCAAACCGGGCTTACGACTGGTGCCCTTCGCCACGCCAATCAGCATAGGTAACTTATCCAGCGTCCAGGATTCAAAGAAAGATTCTGCTCTGGATAACTGACCTTTACCACCATCAATGAAAATGATATCTGGCACTTTATCGGGGTCGGTCACTTTGCCGTAGCGCTTGTTCAGTGCAAACGCCATGGCCGCATAGTCATCTCCCGGCGTAATCCCGGTCACATTATAGCGACGATATTCACGATTATTAGGCCCCTGACCGTCAAATACCACACAGGATGCCACGGTGTTTTCACCCATGGTATGACTGATATCAAAACATTCCATACGATTGATATCCGACAGGCCAAGCGCCGCTTTTAATCTGGCATACCGCTTGTCGATCGAATCCTGTGCATTTTGCTTAACCATAATGCTATTAAGGGCATTCTTATTGGCCAGCTCCAGATATTGTGCCCGCTCTGCTCGCACGTTTACCCGTAATTGTACTTTACGTTCGGCAACCTGGGTGAGCGCGGCGGCCAAATCGTCTAACTCAGCAATCTCAAAGGGCAGCACTATATCTTTGGCAATCCGACCATGACTCCCCGTGGACACGTAATACTGGCCGACAAAACTGGTCAGAATTTCCTCACAGCCTGAGTCTTTTGGTATTTTAGGGAAAAACGTTTTGGACCCCAACACTTTATGTTCCCGGATCATTAGCATATGAACCGCACTCAAGCCATTCAGCTGGGCAAAGCCTATCACATCCATTTCGGCAAAGTTACCGGCAACAGATTGCTGCTCCTGCATTTGCCGTAGCAATGCAATTTGATCCCGATACTTAGCCGCCGCTTCAAAGTTGAGTGCCATGCTCGCCTGTTCCATTTTACCGACCAAAGTGGCAATCACCTGGTGTGATTTACCGCTAAGAAACTGACGCACCATATCAACCTGCTCAGCGTAGTCATCATCGCTGACTTTTGCCACGCAAGGTGCGGAACACCGCTTTAGTTGATGTTGTAAACAAGGACGACTGCGCGCCCGGTAGTAAGCGTCTTCACATTGTCTGACGGGAAAAATCTTCTGCATCAGACGCAAGCTTTCGGAGACCGCCGCACTGCTGGGAAAAGGGCCAAAGTACTCGCCTTTTTTCTTTCTGGAACCGCGATGAAAGGCAAGCCTGGGGTGACGATGATCGGTCAGTAAAATATAAGGATAGGATTTGTCATCGCGCAGGAGAATATTGTACCTGGGCTGATATTTTTTGATCAGGTTATTTTCCAGCAATAGCGCTTCGGTCTCTGTATTCGTCAATGTCACTTCGATATGACGAATATTACTCACAAGGACCCGGGTCTTGGCATCTGGAATATTGCTGCGAAAGTAGCTGCTGACGCGCTTTTTGAGGTTTTTAGCTTTACCGACATAAATAACCTGGTGATCTTCGTCATACATACGATACACACCAGGTTCCGTGGTCAGCGTTCTGAGAAACGCCTGACTATCAAACACTGCCATGGTTG
This genomic stretch from Pseudoalteromonas rubra harbors:
- a CDS encoding sensor histidine kinase, translated to MSTSSHWSFSGRILLSSGCVLTCALLALAIALHHQVPVLFACSVILLVSLMMLFLLLGHYTRRRQRILATLEDGIKSIKDGDLSLRISPTPDPDLARLIDLYNQLTTNLKQQKQKLNQKELVLDSIVQASPMATLLLDKQRHIVYHNAAARQLLKKQPGALTGSSLEVACDDLPSALAQALNSGYTGMLSFEQQEQKHTYYLGVEPVTLNYQPHSLVICKNVSAEQNREEIMLWKNAIRLISHELNNSLAPIQSLTGSAQTMLSQQKHLELLPDMLDTVSQRAHNLSEFIQRYAEYARLPAPSCAAHAIAPLLERLQALYPFTLLGTVPADTGYFDVAQVEQVLLNLLKNAHESGSDKAEISVRVVQSQTRLRFAVVDRGSGILPGNLHQALQPFYSTKAQGTGLGLSLCHDIITAHQGQLRLRNREKGGLMVEFDLPLGENTH
- the pgsA gene encoding CDP-diacylglycerol--glycerol-3-phosphate 3-phosphatidyltransferase gives rise to the protein MWNIPNTLTTFRLLLIPVFAVVFYLPYSWAFFAAAFIFWLASVTDILDGYLARKLEQSTPFGAFLDPVADKVMVSVALVVLATHYQNMFMTIATIVIISREIVISALREWMAEQGKRGHVAVSSLGKFKTAAQMLAIIGLIWQFAPWMVTLSYALLAIATLLTVVSMVQYFYAARTELIKS
- the uvrC gene encoding excinuclease ABC subunit UvrC, encoding MAVFDSQAFLRTLTTEPGVYRMYDEDHQVIYVGKAKNLKKRVSSYFRSNIPDAKTRVLVSNIRHIEVTLTNTETEALLLENNLIKKYQPRYNILLRDDKSYPYILLTDHRHPRLAFHRGSRKKKGEYFGPFPSSAAVSESLRLMQKIFPVRQCEDAYYRARSRPCLQHQLKRCSAPCVAKVSDDDYAEQVDMVRQFLSGKSHQVIATLVGKMEQASMALNFEAAAKYRDQIALLRQMQEQQSVAGNFAEMDVIGFAQLNGLSAVHMLMIREHKVLGSKTFFPKIPKDSGCEEILTSFVGQYYVSTGSHGRIAKDIVLPFEIAELDDLAAALTQVAERKVQLRVNVRAERAQYLELANKNALNSIMVKQNAQDSIDKRYARLKAALGLSDINRMECFDISHTMGENTVASCVVFDGQGPNNREYRRYNVTGITPGDDYAAMAFALNKRYGKVTDPDKVPDIIFIDGGKGQLSRAESFFESWTLDKLPMLIGVAKGTSRKPGLETLLIDGGRKTINLESDSPALHLIQHIRDESHRFAIAGHRSKRQKQRTQSVLEEIEGVGLKRRQALLKYLGGMQGVKAANIQQLKQVPGISPQLAEKIFNHLHDKA